One region of Thunnus thynnus chromosome 14, fThuThy2.1, whole genome shotgun sequence genomic DNA includes:
- the LOC137196877 gene encoding fibulin-7 isoform X1 yields MALSFRRRCLLLLWLTAIQSSHAAVQTCMDKHQVVGVLRQMEKFLKGQEIRFTEGLRIMKSKLATLQNSVSKLPQADQSSAPTTCPSLEAPAHGTKFGSKYFVGHEVHFTCSQGYHLVGSATRVCRDNGTWTGISAVCKDISECASNPCQNGGTCVEGVNQYKCTCPQNWSGSHCQHQTQTAPPEWSVMNDPAFSRRPRCAQVNRAQHCSCDAGFHMSGTSDNSICQDVNECEVYRLDQGGKLCVHECVNVPGSYHCSCPSGYKLLPDGRSCEDVDECLSQQHNCSQGTTCINMGGGFQCVNPVCPRSHGNISYVKTSPFQCERNPCPMDSRSCHLAPKTVSFHYLSLPSNLQTPATLFRMATAAAPGRTGPDSLRFGIVGGNSRAIFAMQRSDRQTGELILVQQLRGPQEISVDVDMSEYTDRTFQAKHVARVQVLVSPYNF; encoded by the exons ATGGCACTGTCTTTTCGACGCAGGTGTTTGCTTTTGCTGTGGTTGACTGCTATTCAGAGTAGCCATGCTGCCGTTCAG ACATGCATGGATAAGCACCAGGTGGTTGGGGTGCTCCGTCAAATGGAGAAATTTCTGAAAGGCCAGGAGATACGGTTTACAGAAGGCCTCCGGATCATGAAGTCAAAACTGGCAACGCTTCAGAACTCTGTCTCTAAGTTGCCCCAAGCAGATCAGTCATCTG CTCCCACCACCTGCCCCTCCCTGGAAGCCCCTGCTCACGGAACGAAGTTTGGCTCAAAGTATTTTGTCGGACATGAGGTCCATTTCACTTGTTCCCAGGGCTACCATCTCGTCGGTTCGGCCACACGTGTTTGCCGGGACAACGGCACCTGGACGGGCATCAGTGCCGTCTGTAAAG ACATCAGTGAGTGTGCAAGTAACCCCTGCCAAAATGGAGGTACCTGTGTGGAGGGTGTTAACCAGTACAAATGTACCTGCCCTCAGAACTGGAGTGGCTCACACTGCCAGCACCAAACCCAGACAG CACCGCCTGAGTGGAGCGTCATGAATGATCCAGCATTCAGCCGGAGGCCTCGCTGTGCCCAAGTGAACCGAGCCCAACACTGCAGCTGTGATGCGGGCTTTCACATGAGTGGCACCTCTGACAACAGTATCTGCCAGG atgtgaatgagtgtgaaGTTTACCGGCTGGACCAAGGAGGGAAGCTCTGTGTCCACGAGTGTGTCAATGTCCCAGGCTCGTACCACTGCTCTTGCCCCAGCGGCTACAAGTTGCTCCCAGATGGGCGGAGCTGTGAGG ATGTGGACGAATGTTTAAGCCAGCAGCACAACTGTAGTCAAGGCACAACTTGTATCAACATGGGGGGAGGCTTTCAGTGCGTCAACCCAGTGTGTCCCCGTTCCCATGGAAACATCAGCTATGTCAAGACGTCTCCGTT TCAGTGTGAGAGAAACCCCTGCCCCATGGACAGCCGCTCCTGCCACCTGGCTCCTAAGACTGTCTCCTTCCACTACCTGTCCCTTCCCTCCAACCTGCAGACTCCCGCCACTCTTTTCCGTATGGCCACCGCTGCTGCCCCCGGGCGCACCGGGCCCGACAGCCTGCGCTTCGGCATAGTTGGGGGAAACTCCCGGGCCATCTTTGCTATGCAgcgttcagacagacagactggtgAGCTGATACTGGTCCAGCAGCTGCGTGGGCCGCAGGAGATCAGCGTCGACGTGGACATGTCTGAATACACTGACCGCACCTTTCAGGCCAAGCATGTGGCCAGGGTCCAAGTTCTGGTTTCACCTTACAACTTCTGA
- the LOC137196877 gene encoding fibulin-7 isoform X2: MCLLLLWLTAIQSSHAAVQTCMDKHQVVGVLRQMEKFLKGQEIRFTEGLRIMKSKLATLQNSVSKLPQADQSSAPTTCPSLEAPAHGTKFGSKYFVGHEVHFTCSQGYHLVGSATRVCRDNGTWTGISAVCKDISECASNPCQNGGTCVEGVNQYKCTCPQNWSGSHCQHQTQTAPPEWSVMNDPAFSRRPRCAQVNRAQHCSCDAGFHMSGTSDNSICQDVNECEVYRLDQGGKLCVHECVNVPGSYHCSCPSGYKLLPDGRSCEDVDECLSQQHNCSQGTTCINMGGGFQCVNPVCPRSHGNISYVKTSPFQCERNPCPMDSRSCHLAPKTVSFHYLSLPSNLQTPATLFRMATAAAPGRTGPDSLRFGIVGGNSRAIFAMQRSDRQTGELILVQQLRGPQEISVDVDMSEYTDRTFQAKHVARVQVLVSPYNF; this comes from the exons AT GTGTTTGCTTTTGCTGTGGTTGACTGCTATTCAGAGTAGCCATGCTGCCGTTCAG ACATGCATGGATAAGCACCAGGTGGTTGGGGTGCTCCGTCAAATGGAGAAATTTCTGAAAGGCCAGGAGATACGGTTTACAGAAGGCCTCCGGATCATGAAGTCAAAACTGGCAACGCTTCAGAACTCTGTCTCTAAGTTGCCCCAAGCAGATCAGTCATCTG CTCCCACCACCTGCCCCTCCCTGGAAGCCCCTGCTCACGGAACGAAGTTTGGCTCAAAGTATTTTGTCGGACATGAGGTCCATTTCACTTGTTCCCAGGGCTACCATCTCGTCGGTTCGGCCACACGTGTTTGCCGGGACAACGGCACCTGGACGGGCATCAGTGCCGTCTGTAAAG ACATCAGTGAGTGTGCAAGTAACCCCTGCCAAAATGGAGGTACCTGTGTGGAGGGTGTTAACCAGTACAAATGTACCTGCCCTCAGAACTGGAGTGGCTCACACTGCCAGCACCAAACCCAGACAG CACCGCCTGAGTGGAGCGTCATGAATGATCCAGCATTCAGCCGGAGGCCTCGCTGTGCCCAAGTGAACCGAGCCCAACACTGCAGCTGTGATGCGGGCTTTCACATGAGTGGCACCTCTGACAACAGTATCTGCCAGG atgtgaatgagtgtgaaGTTTACCGGCTGGACCAAGGAGGGAAGCTCTGTGTCCACGAGTGTGTCAATGTCCCAGGCTCGTACCACTGCTCTTGCCCCAGCGGCTACAAGTTGCTCCCAGATGGGCGGAGCTGTGAGG ATGTGGACGAATGTTTAAGCCAGCAGCACAACTGTAGTCAAGGCACAACTTGTATCAACATGGGGGGAGGCTTTCAGTGCGTCAACCCAGTGTGTCCCCGTTCCCATGGAAACATCAGCTATGTCAAGACGTCTCCGTT TCAGTGTGAGAGAAACCCCTGCCCCATGGACAGCCGCTCCTGCCACCTGGCTCCTAAGACTGTCTCCTTCCACTACCTGTCCCTTCCCTCCAACCTGCAGACTCCCGCCACTCTTTTCCGTATGGCCACCGCTGCTGCCCCCGGGCGCACCGGGCCCGACAGCCTGCGCTTCGGCATAGTTGGGGGAAACTCCCGGGCCATCTTTGCTATGCAgcgttcagacagacagactggtgAGCTGATACTGGTCCAGCAGCTGCGTGGGCCGCAGGAGATCAGCGTCGACGTGGACATGTCTGAATACACTGACCGCACCTTTCAGGCCAAGCATGTGGCCAGGGTCCAAGTTCTGGTTTCACCTTACAACTTCTGA
- the LOC137196877 gene encoding fibulin-7 isoform X3 yields MDKHQVVGVLRQMEKFLKGQEIRFTEGLRIMKSKLATLQNSVSKLPQADQSSAPTTCPSLEAPAHGTKFGSKYFVGHEVHFTCSQGYHLVGSATRVCRDNGTWTGISAVCKDISECASNPCQNGGTCVEGVNQYKCTCPQNWSGSHCQHQTQTAPPEWSVMNDPAFSRRPRCAQVNRAQHCSCDAGFHMSGTSDNSICQDVNECEVYRLDQGGKLCVHECVNVPGSYHCSCPSGYKLLPDGRSCEDVDECLSQQHNCSQGTTCINMGGGFQCVNPVCPRSHGNISYVKTSPFQCERNPCPMDSRSCHLAPKTVSFHYLSLPSNLQTPATLFRMATAAAPGRTGPDSLRFGIVGGNSRAIFAMQRSDRQTGELILVQQLRGPQEISVDVDMSEYTDRTFQAKHVARVQVLVSPYNF; encoded by the exons ATGGATAAGCACCAGGTGGTTGGGGTGCTCCGTCAAATGGAGAAATTTCTGAAAGGCCAGGAGATACGGTTTACAGAAGGCCTCCGGATCATGAAGTCAAAACTGGCAACGCTTCAGAACTCTGTCTCTAAGTTGCCCCAAGCAGATCAGTCATCTG CTCCCACCACCTGCCCCTCCCTGGAAGCCCCTGCTCACGGAACGAAGTTTGGCTCAAAGTATTTTGTCGGACATGAGGTCCATTTCACTTGTTCCCAGGGCTACCATCTCGTCGGTTCGGCCACACGTGTTTGCCGGGACAACGGCACCTGGACGGGCATCAGTGCCGTCTGTAAAG ACATCAGTGAGTGTGCAAGTAACCCCTGCCAAAATGGAGGTACCTGTGTGGAGGGTGTTAACCAGTACAAATGTACCTGCCCTCAGAACTGGAGTGGCTCACACTGCCAGCACCAAACCCAGACAG CACCGCCTGAGTGGAGCGTCATGAATGATCCAGCATTCAGCCGGAGGCCTCGCTGTGCCCAAGTGAACCGAGCCCAACACTGCAGCTGTGATGCGGGCTTTCACATGAGTGGCACCTCTGACAACAGTATCTGCCAGG atgtgaatgagtgtgaaGTTTACCGGCTGGACCAAGGAGGGAAGCTCTGTGTCCACGAGTGTGTCAATGTCCCAGGCTCGTACCACTGCTCTTGCCCCAGCGGCTACAAGTTGCTCCCAGATGGGCGGAGCTGTGAGG ATGTGGACGAATGTTTAAGCCAGCAGCACAACTGTAGTCAAGGCACAACTTGTATCAACATGGGGGGAGGCTTTCAGTGCGTCAACCCAGTGTGTCCCCGTTCCCATGGAAACATCAGCTATGTCAAGACGTCTCCGTT TCAGTGTGAGAGAAACCCCTGCCCCATGGACAGCCGCTCCTGCCACCTGGCTCCTAAGACTGTCTCCTTCCACTACCTGTCCCTTCCCTCCAACCTGCAGACTCCCGCCACTCTTTTCCGTATGGCCACCGCTGCTGCCCCCGGGCGCACCGGGCCCGACAGCCTGCGCTTCGGCATAGTTGGGGGAAACTCCCGGGCCATCTTTGCTATGCAgcgttcagacagacagactggtgAGCTGATACTGGTCCAGCAGCTGCGTGGGCCGCAGGAGATCAGCGTCGACGTGGACATGTCTGAATACACTGACCGCACCTTTCAGGCCAAGCATGTGGCCAGGGTCCAAGTTCTGGTTTCACCTTACAACTTCTGA